One Schistocerca cancellata isolate TAMUIC-IGC-003103 chromosome 1, iqSchCanc2.1, whole genome shotgun sequence genomic region harbors:
- the LOC126184514 gene encoding glutathione S-transferase C-terminal domain-containing protein homolog isoform X1, giving the protein MDGLYVEVAEEPGSSANVLAPLETAVCLFAVDYLQLHNEVSVAFIVKKTNDHEPLLIDISKLQYCVVSEPPPTSKLCRLPLILTVSGRICVAGLCSVLRQLVKMCPASSGAQQLLGFRQGCLVASAESSLWTRFCEVDMVCTVKHILSSKLQAGEVMLPLDLARFEIHMSQPVRIHNIGKQKNDALKCNLANVIEHTFSEGPNMTLADIMLLPCIHILFQALNVVYLKQHIPLMIKWYENMLLQNGVREALSVIKDVTSRVSDYSYISYVLPQVEEYSLYKSDPKRYKPKSRIFTHQTEVEESLRIVSQLGIFPRKAQMPFGNEVPFDWSCLPYRSLPEGGNIPPSRMLRKKQQLENLAKAVLKIAEPGFTIVDFCSGTGHLGIILAYMLPRCRIVLLENKEESLNRAWEKVSLLGLSNIDLCQTNLDYFDASFDIGVSLHACGVATDLVIQCCITQKAAFVCCPCCYGGVQDNHVLSYPRSKEFRNSSLNVHDYLVLGHCADQTHGSENAKTVQGHMCMYVIDTDRCLYAKEHGYTAHIGKLIPETCTPKNNLIVGIPPGRKYLCNAFS; this is encoded by the coding sequence aTGGATGGACTGTATGTAGAAGTAGCAGAGGAGCCCGGAAGTTCAGCTAATGTGCTAGCACCACTGGAAACTGCTGTATGCCTCTTTGCTGTGGATTACCTGCAGTTGCACAATGAAGTGTCAGTGGCATTTATAGTGAAGAAGACTAATGATCATGAACCACTCCTCATTGACATATCAAAATTACAGTATTGTGTAGTCAGTGAGCCTCCACCTACCTCTAAGCTGTGTCGCTTACCACTCATACTAACTGTTTCTGGCAGAATTTGTGTGGCAGGTCTATGCAGTGTTTTGCGCCAACTTGTTAAGATGTGCCCTGCCAGTTCTGGAGCACAACAGCTATTAGGTTTTCGTCAGGGCTGCCTTGTAGCTTCAGCTGAGTCTTCACTTTGGACACGCTTCTGTGAAGTGGATATGGTTTGTACTGTTAAGCATATTCTTAGTTCCAAACTGCAGGCAGGAGAAGTAATGCTTCCTCTTGATTTGGCACGTTTTGAGATTCACATGAGCCAACCTGTTCGTATTCACAATATTGGGAAGCAAAAAAATGATGCACTTAAGTGTAACCTGGCAAATGTGATAGAACACACATTTTCCGAAGGACCAAACAtgacacttgcggacatcatgttgctgccATGCATCCACATTTTATTTCAAGCACTTAATGTGGTTTATCTTAAGCAGCACATTCCCTTAATGATAAAATGGTATGAGAATATGCTGCTGCAGAATGGTGTGAGGGAAGCGCTCTCTGTTATTAAAGACGTTACAAGTAGAGTGTCTGATTACTCGTATATCAGTTACGTTCTTCCTCAGGTGGAAGAATACAGCCTTTACAAAAGTGATCCTAAACGTTACAAACCAAAGAGCAGGATATTTACACATCAAACGGAAGTTGAAGAGTCACTGAGAATAGTTTCACAGTTGGGAATATTCCCTCGTAAAGCACAGATGCCATTTGGAAATGAAGTACCATTTGACTGGTCATGCCTCCCATACAGATCACTGCCTGAAGGTGGCAATATTCCACCATCAAGAATGCTGAGGAAGAAACAGCAGTTGGAAAATTTAGCTAAAGCCGTTTTAAAAattgcagaacctggattcactatAGTTGATTTCTGTTCAGGCACTGGACATTTGGGTATAATACTTGCTTATATGCTTCCACGTTGCCGCATAGTCCTGTTAGAAAATAAGGAGGAGTCTTTGAATCGTGCCTGGGAAAAAGTCTCTCTCTTAGGATTGTCAAATATTGATCTTTGTCAAACAAATCTAGATTACTTTGATGCATCATTTGATATTGGTGTATCCCTGCATGCATGTGGTGTAGCAACAGATTTAGTAATTCAGTGCTGTATTACTCAGAAGGCTGCATTTGTATGTTGTCCGTGTTGTTATGGAGGTGTCCAAGATAATCATGTCTTGAGTTATCCTCGCAGTAAAGAATTTCGCAATTCAAGCTTGAATGTTCATGATTATTTAGTATTAGGCCATTGTGCAGACCAGACACATGGATCTGAAAATGCTAAGACAGTTCAGGGACATATGTGCATGTATGTTATAGATACTGACCGTTGTCTTTATGCCAAAGAACATGGCTATACTGCACACATAGGAAAGTTGATACCAGAAACATGTACTCCAAAAAACAATCTTATAGTTGGAATTCCTCCAGGAAGGAAATATCTTTGTAATGCATTTAGTTAA